A DNA window from Pseudorasbora parva isolate DD20220531a chromosome 19, ASM2467924v1, whole genome shotgun sequence contains the following coding sequences:
- the LOC137047963 gene encoding G-protein coupled receptor 20: protein MEIFPEGHSNITSSINTSLPYLKKLAHLDESLYQEFYVLWMTLIVVNSLMFVVGVVLNSLALYVFCQRSRSRTTPAIYTINLAVADLLVALSLPARIALYHSGGDCVACFYVHAFSYFVNMYCSILFLTSICVDRYMAVVRSAGSRRRSPAVAKCVSVCVWLFAVVVTYSLQTSALDFNGASCCHVAVLFALTVLEFVLPLVVIAAFTIRVACALADSRLMPQSWGRRARAVRLLVAVLVVFTVCFTPYHVREAVVYFQLGGSREQHVVAYHVTITLSSLNSCLDPVVYCFVPDSFRSTLRREQKKRFGEQPVAIKGNKSTKAGGTPTAIAYSVATLTLTPLILPSRDIPT, encoded by the coding sequence ATGGAGATCTTCCCTGAAGGACATTCTAACATCACATCTTCCATCAATACCAGTTTGCCGTACCTGAAGAAACTGGCCCACCTGGACGAGTCTCTGTACCAGGAGTTCTACGTCCTGTGGATGACGCTGATAGTGGTGAACTCGCTCATGTTTGTGGTGGGCGTGGTCCTGAACAGCCTGGCGCTGTACGTGTTCTGCCAGCGGAGCCGCTCTCGGACCACCCCGGCTATTTACACCATAAACTTGGCGGTGGCCGACCTGCTGGTGGCGCTGTCGCTCCCGGCCCGCATCGCGCTTTATCACAGCGGCGGAGACTGTGTGGCGTGTTTCTACGTGCACGCCTTCAGCTACTTCGTGAACATGTACTGCAGTATTTTGTTTCTCACTAGCATCTGCGTGGACCGCTATATGGCGGTGGTGCGGTCGGCGGGAAGCCGCAGGCGGAGCCCGGCAGTGGCAAAATGCgttagcgtgtgtgtgtggctgttcGCCGTGGTGGTCACGTACTCTCTGCAAACCTCCGCTCTGGACTTTAACGGAGCTTCATGCTGTCACGTCGCCGTGCTCTTCGCCCTCACCGTGCTGGAGTTCGTCTTGCCGCTCGTGGTAATCGCGGCGTTTACGATCCGCGTTGCCTGCGCGCTTGCGGACAGTCGGCTCATGCCGCAGAGCTGGGGTCGGCGTGCGCGTGCCGTACGGCTGCTGGTTGCCGTGTTGGTGGTGTTCACCGTGTGCTTTACACCGTATCACGTGCGTGAGGCCGTGGTGTACTTCCAGCTAGGGGGCAGCAGGGAGCAGCACGTGGTGGCGTATCATGTGACCATCACACTCAGCAGTCTGAACAGCTGCCTGGATCCTGTGGTTTACTGCTTCGTGCCGGATAGTTTCCGCTCCACCCTGCGAAGGGAGCAGAAGAAGAGATTCGGAGAGCAACCGGTGGCAATCAAGGGGAACAAGAGCACCAAAGCTGGAGGAACACCGACGGCCATCGCATACAGCGTCGCAACGCTCACACTCACACCCTTAATACTGCCGTCCAGAGACATTCCCACCTGA